One Thiocapsa bogorovii DNA segment encodes these proteins:
- the glnD gene encoding [protein-PII] uridylyltransferase produces the protein MNALSRPSPGAAAEPRSASDPMVLIADWKNRLKAGRDRLFADFDQGAPVGSLVLRRSLLIDEVLREVWDHHIGETEDAALVAVGGYGRQELQPASDIDILIIVDAEADARLASPLEGLVTCLWDIGLEVGHSVRTPEECAREAADDVTVMTNMMEARLIRGSSTLCHRMRDVVSPDRMWNSEQFFAAKTREQRTRWQKYGGTAYNLEPNIKENPGGLRDIQMIGWVAKRHFDAETLHELVGHGFLTESEYGTLIDGQTLLWRIRFALHRLAGRREDRLLFEYQRTLATQFGFEDGPNNLAVEQFMQQYYRTVQGLNRLNEMLLQLFREAILLHDDVGPPVPVNKRFQSRSGYLEVTSASVFQRYPIALLEVFHILQVHTELEGVRASTIRLIRENRHRIDDDFRADLRARSLFMEIIRHPSGLTHAIRRMNRYGVLAAYIPAFANIVGRMQYDLLHVYTVDEHTLSLLRNLRRFTVTKHDDEFPLCSAIARRIPKLELLYLAGLFHDIAKGRGGDHSLLGADDARAFCRLHGLSEFDSRLVGWLVEKHLLMSMTAQRKDISDPEVIQSFAAVVGDTTRLDYLYLLTVADARATNPERWNSWKDALLRELYHGTRRALLRGLENPQAQDELIQQKQTEARRLVARYGGDPAACNRLWAKFSLDLFLHNSPDEIAWQTRQILACEPEQLPLVVIRPVTARGGTEIFIYTTDRANLFGRITALLDQVGLNIMDARILTTDGGMAINTYQVLDQDGSPIHDTLRMEEIRSYLVGDLAEDAGEEIQVARSMPRRHRYFPTETRVTFSTDEPNRRTIMRLATLDRPGLLADVGAVFQNCGIRLQNAKIATVGAEVDDVFFITNDDETPITCETALSCLRREIHDRLEGDGKR, from the coding sequence ATGAACGCCTTATCGCGCCCCTCGCCGGGTGCGGCCGCGGAACCTAGGTCTGCGTCCGATCCGATGGTACTGATCGCGGATTGGAAAAACCGCCTCAAAGCCGGGCGCGACCGACTCTTCGCAGACTTCGACCAAGGCGCACCGGTCGGGAGCCTGGTCCTCCGACGCAGCCTCCTCATCGACGAAGTCCTGCGCGAGGTCTGGGACCACCACATCGGAGAGACCGAAGACGCTGCCTTGGTCGCCGTCGGCGGATACGGTCGGCAGGAGCTCCAGCCCGCCTCCGACATCGACATCCTGATCATCGTCGACGCAGAAGCCGACGCGCGACTTGCCTCCCCCCTGGAGGGACTGGTGACCTGCTTGTGGGACATCGGCTTGGAGGTCGGGCATAGCGTGCGCACCCCAGAGGAGTGCGCTCGCGAGGCCGCCGACGACGTCACCGTCATGACCAACATGATGGAGGCGCGCCTGATCCGCGGCAGCAGCACCTTGTGCCATCGGATGCGCGACGTCGTCAGCCCCGACCGGATGTGGAACAGCGAGCAATTCTTCGCCGCCAAGACCCGGGAGCAACGCACACGTTGGCAGAAATACGGCGGCACCGCCTACAACCTCGAGCCCAACATCAAAGAAAACCCGGGCGGCCTGCGCGACATTCAGATGATCGGCTGGGTCGCCAAGCGCCACTTCGATGCGGAGACCCTGCATGAGCTTGTCGGTCACGGGTTCCTGACCGAATCGGAATACGGCACGCTGATCGACGGGCAAACGCTGCTGTGGCGGATCCGTTTTGCGCTGCATCGACTCGCCGGACGGCGCGAGGACCGACTCCTGTTCGAGTATCAGCGAACCCTCGCCACCCAGTTCGGCTTCGAAGACGGTCCGAACAACCTCGCCGTCGAGCAGTTCATGCAGCAGTACTATCGCACCGTCCAAGGGCTCAATCGGCTCAACGAGATGCTGCTGCAGTTGTTTCGCGAGGCGATCCTCCTGCATGACGATGTCGGCCCCCCGGTCCCGGTCAACAAGCGCTTCCAGTCACGCAGCGGCTATCTCGAGGTGACCTCGGCGAGCGTGTTTCAGCGCTATCCGATCGCCCTTCTCGAAGTCTTCCACATCCTTCAGGTCCACACGGAGCTCGAAGGGGTACGCGCCAGCACCATCCGGCTGATCCGCGAGAACCGACACCGCATCGACGACGACTTCCGCGCCGACTTACGCGCGCGAAGTCTCTTCATGGAGATCATCCGTCACCCGAGCGGTCTCACCCATGCGATTCGACGCATGAACCGTTACGGCGTCCTGGCCGCCTATATCCCGGCGTTCGCCAACATCGTCGGGCGTATGCAGTACGATCTGCTGCACGTATACACGGTCGACGAGCACACGCTGTCGCTGCTGCGCAATCTGCGCCGCTTCACCGTCACCAAGCACGACGACGAATTCCCGCTCTGCAGCGCGATCGCCAGGCGCATTCCCAAGCTCGAGCTTCTCTATCTCGCAGGTCTCTTCCACGACATCGCCAAGGGGCGCGGCGGAGACCATTCGCTGCTCGGTGCCGATGACGCCCGCGCGTTCTGTCGGCTCCACGGGTTGTCCGAATTCGACAGCCGGCTCGTAGGCTGGCTGGTGGAGAAACATCTGCTGATGTCGATGACGGCCCAGCGCAAGGACATCAGCGATCCGGAGGTGATCCAATCCTTTGCCGCCGTCGTCGGCGACACGACACGATTGGATTATCTCTATTTGTTGACGGTGGCGGATGCCCGGGCAACCAATCCCGAGCGCTGGAACAGCTGGAAGGATGCGCTGCTGCGCGAGCTGTATCACGGGACACGGCGCGCGTTGCTGCGCGGACTCGAGAATCCGCAAGCCCAGGATGAGTTGATCCAGCAGAAACAGACCGAGGCCCGGCGCTTGGTCGCACGCTACGGCGGGGATCCCGCAGCCTGCAATCGGCTTTGGGCCAAGTTCAGCCTGGATTTGTTTCTGCACAATTCGCCGGACGAGATCGCCTGGCAGACACGCCAGATCCTCGCCTGCGAACCCGAGCAACTGCCGCTCGTGGTCATTCGCCCGGTCACGGCGCGCGGGGGAACCGAGATCTTCATCTACACGACCGATCGCGCAAACCTGTTCGGACGCATCACCGCGCTGTTGGATCAGGTCGGCCTCAACATCATGGATGCGCGCATCTTGACTACCGATGGCGGAATGGCGATCAACACCTACCAGGTGCTGGATCAGGACGGCAGTCCGATCCATGACACCTTGAGGATGGAAGAGATTCGATCCTACCTGGTCGGGGATCTCGCAGAGGATGCCGGGGAGGAGATCCAAGTGGCGCGCTCCATGCCGAGACGCCATCGGTATTTCCCGACGGAGACCCGCGTAACCTTTTCCACGGACGAGCCGAATCGCCGCACCATCATGCGGCTCGCCACCCTGGATCGCCCCGGCCTGCTCGCAGACGTCGGCGCGGTCTTCCAGAATTGCGGCATCCGTCTTCAGAACGCCAAGATTGCAACGGTCGGCGCCGAGGTCGACGATGTCTTCTTCATCACCAACGACGACGAAACCCCCATCACCTGCGAGACCGCCCTATCCTGCTTGCGACGCGAGATCCACGATCGGCTGGAAGGCGATGGGAAGCGCTGA
- a CDS encoding VOC family protein yields MPLAHSIHHVSLIVADTARALDFYQGILGLELDPERPDLLFPGAWLWVGNQQIHLLELPNPDPVAGRPAHGGRDRHLAMRASDLSAVTARLEAAGLPYTLSRSGRRALFCRDPDGNALELIEAE; encoded by the coding sequence ATGCCGCTCGCTCATTCTATCCATCATGTCAGTCTGATCGTCGCCGATACCGCGCGGGCGCTCGACTTCTATCAAGGGATCTTGGGTCTCGAGCTTGATCCGGAGCGCCCGGATCTGTTGTTTCCCGGGGCTTGGCTCTGGGTGGGCAACCAGCAGATCCATCTGCTCGAGCTGCCGAATCCGGATCCGGTTGCGGGCCGTCCGGCGCACGGCGGCCGGGACCGCCATCTCGCGATGCGTGCGAGCGACCTGAGCGCGGTGACGGCGCGGCTCGAGGCCGCTGGCCTCCCTTATACCCTCAGTCGCTCGGGGCGACGCGCGCTCTTCTGTCGCGATCCGGACGGCAATGCGCTTGAGTTGATCGAGGCCGAGTGA
- the rpsB gene encoding 30S ribosomal protein S2: MRQMLEAGVHFGHQTRYWNPKMGAFIFGQRNKIHIVNLEKTLPLYQEAVNFMGSLTANGGRILFVGTKRAAREAIKEEAQRCGMPYVNHRWLGGMLTNFKTIRHSVKRLKELETMFAEGTIERFNKKEALGLARERAKLEQSIGGIKEMDGLPDAMFVVDVGHEKIAVTEANKLGIPVVGVVDTNNDPSKVDYVIPGNDDAIRAVRLYISGAADAILDGRNTAAAMVGRGDTFIDAPVESESAPSAVAEAE; this comes from the coding sequence ATGCGCCAGATGTTGGAAGCGGGCGTCCATTTCGGACACCAGACCCGCTACTGGAACCCCAAGATGGGGGCCTTCATCTTCGGCCAACGCAACAAAATCCATATCGTGAACCTGGAAAAGACGCTGCCTCTGTATCAAGAGGCCGTCAACTTCATGGGTTCCTTGACGGCCAACGGCGGCCGTATCCTCTTCGTCGGCACCAAGCGCGCGGCACGCGAGGCGATCAAGGAAGAGGCTCAGCGCTGCGGGATGCCCTACGTCAATCATCGCTGGCTCGGCGGTATGCTGACCAACTTCAAGACCATCCGGCACTCGGTCAAGCGCCTCAAAGAGCTCGAGACGATGTTCGCGGAAGGGACGATCGAGCGCTTCAATAAGAAGGAAGCGCTGGGTCTCGCGCGCGAGCGCGCGAAGCTCGAGCAGAGTATCGGCGGCATCAAGGAGATGGACGGTCTCCCGGACGCCATGTTCGTCGTCGACGTCGGCCATGAGAAGATTGCCGTCACCGAAGCGAACAAGCTCGGAATCCCGGTGGTCGGCGTGGTCGATACGAACAACGACCCGAGCAAGGTCGACTACGTGATCCCGGGTAACGACGACGCGATCCGTGCAGTGCGCCTGTACATCAGCGGCGCAGCGGACGCGATCCTCGACGGCCGCAACACCGCGGCCGCCATGGTCGGCCGCGGCGACACCTTCATCGACGCCCCCGTCGAGAGCGAATCGGCTCCGAGCGCAGTCGCCGAAGCCGAGTAG
- the map gene encoding type I methionyl aminopeptidase: protein MSVPIKTPEAIEKMRVAGRLAADVLDMIAPHVVPGTTTDELDRICHDFMTRVQRVIPAPLNYRGFPKSICTSVNHQVCHGIPGNKRLKKGDIVNIDVTVIKDGYHGDTSKMFFVGEPSILARRLVTVTQQAMRLGIAKVRPGATLGDIGYAIQQFVESQGCSVVREYCGHGIGQAFHEEPQVLHYGKPGEGLVLKAGMCFTVEPMVNAGKRFIKLLPDGWTVVTKDRSLSAQWEHTVLVTEQGHEILTLRAEERADEPPADEAEPERDIVAHP, encoded by the coding sequence ATGAGTGTGCCAATCAAGACACCCGAGGCGATCGAAAAGATGCGCGTGGCGGGCCGGCTGGCGGCCGACGTTCTCGATATGATCGCCCCCCATGTCGTCCCGGGCACGACGACGGACGAGCTCGACCGCATTTGCCACGACTTTATGACGCGCGTCCAGCGGGTGATCCCGGCACCCTTGAACTACCGCGGCTTTCCCAAATCGATTTGCACCTCCGTGAACCATCAGGTCTGCCACGGGATTCCCGGGAACAAGCGCCTCAAGAAAGGTGATATCGTCAACATCGACGTCACCGTGATCAAGGACGGCTATCACGGAGATACGAGCAAAATGTTCTTCGTGGGCGAGCCGAGCATCCTGGCACGCCGCCTCGTCACCGTCACGCAGCAGGCGATGCGTCTCGGCATCGCAAAGGTGCGGCCGGGTGCGACCTTGGGGGACATCGGCTACGCCATACAGCAATTCGTCGAATCGCAAGGGTGCTCCGTGGTCCGGGAATATTGCGGGCACGGGATCGGTCAGGCCTTTCACGAGGAGCCGCAAGTCCTGCACTACGGCAAGCCCGGCGAGGGCTTGGTCCTGAAGGCGGGCATGTGCTTCACCGTCGAGCCGATGGTGAACGCAGGCAAGCGTTTCATCAAACTGCTCCCGGACGGCTGGACGGTCGTGACCAAGGATCGCAGTCTGTCTGCACAATGGGAACACACAGTCCTGGTCACGGAGCAGGGCCATGAGATCCTGACCTTGCGCGCCGAGGAGCGTGCAGACGAACCACCGGCCGACGAAGCCGAGCCGGAGCGCGACATCGTCGCCCACCCATGA